The genomic interval TGCCGCTGTAGCCGCTTTTTATTATTTTTCAGAAATATTATTACTTTATCGTGTTTTAGGTTTAGTCTTTGTTGTTATCGTAGCAATAGGGTTAATACTAACAACAGGATTTGGACGTAATACATGGGCCTTTATGTTGGAGGCTAAGCAGGAAGTAAGGAAAGTCGTTTGGCCAACACGCGAAGAAACAGTTCGGACGACTTTATTAGTTTTTGGAATGGTTTTTATGGTTGGGTTGGTTTTGTGGTTGCTTGATATGTTTCTTTTTTGGGGTATTCGTCTCCTAACAGGACAGGGATAAAAAATGGCTTTACGTTGGTATGTAGTTCACGCTTACTCTAATTTTGAGGGTAAAGTTAAAGAAGCTTTGGAAGAGCGAGTAGAGCGCGAAGGCTTGCAAGAACATTTTGGTAAAATTCTTGTTCCTACGGAAGAAGTGGTTGAAATGCGAATGGGACAGCAGCGCAAAAGCGATCGTAAATTTTTTCCAGGTTATGTATTGGTTCAAATGGAACTAACCGATGAAACGTGGCATTTAGTGAAAGATGTCCCGCGAGTATTAGGTTTTATTGGCGGAACATCGGATAGACCTGCTCCTATTTCAGATAAAGAGGCCAATTTAATTTTGAGCCGAGTCGAAGATGGGGTTAACAAGCCCAGACCTAAAGTCTTATTTGAAGTCGGTGAAGTGGTCAGAATTATTGATGGGCCGTTTAAAGATTTTAACGGTGATATTGAAGATGTAAATTATGAAAAAAATAGACTAAAAGTCTCTGTGTTGATTTTTGGGCGAGCAACGCCTGTTGAATTAGAGTTTTCACAGGTCGAAAAAGCTTAACTTTTTAAGTAAAAAATCAAGGAATCTCTATCTTTTCGAGGATAGAGATTTTTGTTTGTTTGGGGAGCTGATAATGCGTTTGTACCCGTTTTGGAGTAAATAATGGCGAAAAAAATACAAGCTTATATTAAGCTACAAGTTAAAGCGGGTGAAGCAAATCCGAGTCCTCCCGTCGGCCCTGCATTGGGTCAACACGGGGTTAATATCATGGAGTTTTGTAAAGCATTTAATGCCAAGACACAAGATACTGAAAAAGGGATGCCGATTCCTGTTGTCATTACGGTTTATGCGGATAGAAGTTTTACTTTTGTTACTAAAACGCCTCCCGCTTCGGTCTTATTGTTGAAGGCAGCGGGGCTTCAAAAGGGCAGCGGAACACCTAATACTGTGAAAGTCGGAACGGTTACGCGTGAGCAATTGGAAGCGATTGCAACGACTAAAATGGAAGATCTTAATGCAGCTGATATGGATGCGGCAGTTAAAACAATTGCAGGCAGTGCGCGAAGCATGGGTCTTGAAGTGGAGGGTCTCTAATGGCAATGTCTAAAAAAGAAAAATTAATTAAAGAAAAAGTAGATGTAACTAAGTTATATACAGTTATAGAAGCGGTTTCGATATTAAAAGAATTTACCTCGACTAAGTTTAATGAGGCTGTTGATATTAGTATCAACTTAGGGATTGATGCGCGAAAATCAGATCAAAATGTTCGTGGCGCAACTGTCCTTCCTAAAGGGACAGGAAAAACAGTACGTGTTGCCGTTTTTACCCAAGGTCCTAATGCAGATGCGGCAACAGCGGCAGGTGCAGATATTGTGGGAATGGATGATTTAGCTGACCAAGTTAAAAAAGGCGAAATGGATTTTGATGTTGTTATTGCATCTCCTGACGCAATGCGTGTTGTGGGTCAATTAGGACAAATTTTAGGGCCTCGTGGTTTAATGCCTAACCCTAAAGTTGGAACTGTCACACCTGATGTTGCAACGGCTGTTAAAAATGCGAAAGCAGGACAAGTTCGCTATCGTAATGATAAAGGTGGAATTATTCATTGTACGATTGGTAAAGTTTCATTTGAAGCGGAAGCCATTTTACAAAATTTAGAAGCTTTGTTAGTTGATTTGAGAAAAGCAAAGCCTGCGTCTGCGAAAGGGATTTATCTAAAGAAAGTGACTTTATCCTCAACGATGGGACCTGGCTTGTGTATTGATATAAGCGGTTTTAGCGAGTAAGGTAATTAAACTTTGAGTTGCCGATTTATCGGTAACTGTCAAAGACCGTAGGGGCGATAAGTCGTTTTTAATCAAAACTTAATTGCTTAATAATCCTACGCAGACAGAAACTTAAACTGGATAATCTAGTGAAAGAGACTGTGGGGCATTTGTAATGGATGCGATTTATTAATTCTAAGGGAACTTAGAAAATTATCGGAGGTAAGTGTGGCATTAATATTGGATGACAAAAAAGCTGTCGTCGAAGAAGTTGCTACCATCGCCGCGCAAGCACATTCGGCTGTTGCAGCAGAATATCGTGGCTTAACGGTAACGGAACTCACCGAATTGCGTAAAATAGCAAGAGAGACAGGGGTTTATTTGCGAGTGGTTAAAAATACACTTGCAAGACGTGCTGTTGCTGGAACTGAGTTTGAATGTATGCAAGCGGGTTTAAAAGGCCCTTTAATTCTTGCATTTTCAATGGAAGATCCAGGCTGTGCAGGGCGATTAATTAGTGACTTTTCAAAAGATCATGACAAGTTAGTTACAAAAGTTGTTTCTATAGGCGGACAAGTCTATGGCGCAAGTGAATTGAAAAAACTAGCCAGTCTACCTACTCGAGATCAAGCATTAAGTATGTTGATGTCGGTGATGAAAGCACCTGTTGAAAAACTTGTTCGTACTTTAGCGGAGCCTAATTCAAAAATGGTTCGTACTATTGCAGCGATTAAAGAGCAAAAAGAAGCGGCATAAGCCCCTAATTTATCACATTAATAATCGCTCTTAATTTTAAAAAGAGCGAATTGAAACGAAACAGAGGAATACAAAATGGCACTTTCACAAGAAGATATCTTGGAAGCAATCTCAGGCATGACTGTAATGGAAGTTGTTGATTTAATTTCAGCAATGGAAGAAAAATTTGGCGTATCAGCAGCGGTTGCTGTTGCTGCTGCTGCTCCAGCAGGTGATGCAGGTGCCGCTGATGCGGAACAAACTGAGTTTGATGTCGTGATGACATCATTCGGTGCAACTAAAGTTTCTGTTATTAAAGCGGTTCGTGCGATTACAGGATTAGGCTTGAAAGAAGCTAAAGCGGCTGTTGAAGGCGCACCAACAACGATTAAAGACGCTGTTAGTAAAAGCGAAGCAGAAGAAGTTAAGACAGCCCTTGAAGCAGCAGGTGCTGCAGTCGAAATTAAATAAATATCGACTGAACAAACAAGGGGGAAAACCCTTTTTAATTGGGCTGGTGATTTTTTATCATCGGCCTTTTACTGTTTGTAATAAACCGTATAATCACTCTTGACCAGAAGGTATAAAAGCAATATGGCCTATTCTTTTACCGAAAAAAAGCGTATTCGTAACAATTTTGGAAAAAGTACAGAAGTACTTGATGTTCCTTATTTGTTAGCGACACAAATTAACTCTTATGCAAGTTTTTTGCAAGCAGATGTTAAACCTGAAAAACGTGACGATATGGGCTTACATGCCGCATTTTCTAGTGTTTTTCCTATCGTGAGCCATTCTGGCTATGCGGTACTTGAGTATGTTACTTATCGCTTGGAAGAGCCTGCCTTTGATGTTAAAGAATGTCAGCAACGTGGCGCAACGTATGCTGCTCCGTTAAAAGTTTTGGTTCGGTTGGTTATTTACGATAAAGAAGCATCGGTCAGTGCAAAAATCGTTAAGGATATTCGAGAGCAAGAAGTTTATATGGGGGAACTCCCTCTAATGACAGATAACGGAACGTTTGTCATTAATGGAACTGAGCGTGTGATTGTTTCTCAATTACATCGTTCACCGGGTGTCTTTTTTGATCATGACAAGGGAAAAACGCATTCATCAGGAAAATTATTATTTAATGCGCGTGTTATTCCTTATCGTGGATCTTGGTTAGATTTTGAATTTGACCATAAAGATGCGGTTTATGTACGAATTGATAGACGACGTAAAATTCCTGCGACTATTTTATTGCGTTCGTTAGGTTTTGATAACGAAGAAATGATTAATATTTTCTTCAAAACGAATAGATTCAGCCTCAGTGCGGATCAATGTGAGTTTCATTTTATTCCCGAAAGATTACGGGGAGAAATGGCGGCATTTGATATTAAAGATGGTGATAAAGTTCTGGTCGAGGAAGGCCGTCGAATTACGGTTAAGCATGTAAGACAAATAACGAAAGCAAAGTTGTCTAAACTGGTTGTTCCTAAAGATTATCTTTATGGAAAAATTTTAGGACATAATGTCATTGACACGGAGAGTGGCGAGCTTATTGCCAATGTTAATGATGAAATATCAGAAGAGTTATTAGAGCGTTTGATTGGTGCGGGGGTCAGTGAAATTAAAACCCTGTATGTGAATGATTTGGATCGAGGTCCTTATATTTCTAATTCCATGCGCTTGGATGCAACCACAAATCGTTTAGAGGCCTTAGTCGAAATTTATCGAATGATGCGCCCAGGTGAACCTCCGACTAAAGAGTCGGCTGAAAACTTATTTGAAAATTTATTTTTCACCGAAGATCGTTATGATTTATCAGCGGTGGGACGAATGAAGTTTAATCGTCGTTTGGATCGGGAAGAAAAAGACGATGAGGGTGGCACACTGAGTAAAGAGGACATTATTGATGTTCTAAAAGAACTTATTAATATTCGTAATGGCAATGGAATTGTCGATGATATTGACCATCTAGGTAATAGACGGGTTCGTTCTGTTGGTGAAATGATTGAAAATCAATTTCGTGTAGGTTTAGTGCGAGTAGAGCGTGCGGTAAGGGAGCGTTTAACGTTAGCGGACTCTGAAGGTTACATGCCGCAAGAAATTATTAATGCGAAACCTGTTTCGGCGGCGGTTAAAGAATTTTTTGGTTCCAGTCAATTGTCGCAGTTCATGGATCAAAATAACCCGTTATCACAGGTCACGCATAAGCGTCGAGTATCGGCGTTAGGGCCAGGTGGTTTAGCGCGAGAACGGGCAGGCTTTGAGGTTCGTGATGTTCACGCAACACATTATGGTCGCGTTTGTCCTATTGAAACGCCAGAAGGGCCAAATATTGGTCTAATTAACTCATTATCGGTTTATGCGCGAACCAATTCTTACGGATTTTTAGAAACGCCTTATCGCCGTGTGATTGATGGTCAAGTAACCGATACGGTTGATTATTTATCAGCGATTGACGAGGGTGAGCATGTTATTGCACAAGCCAGTGTTAAGGTGGATGAGAATAATAAACTGATTGAAGGCTTGGTTTCCTGTCGGCATAAAGATGAGTTTACGTTAGCGACCTCTGATTCGGTTCAGTATATGGACGTTTCATCGAAACAAATTGTTTCTGTCGCCGCCTCTATTATTCCCTTCTTAGAACATGATGATGCGAATCGGGCCTTAATGGGGTCGAATATGCAGCGTCAAGCGGTGCCTACGTTGAAAGCTGAGAAGCCTTTAGTCGGTACGGGAATGGAGCGTGTTGTTGCGAAAGATTCAGGGGTTTCAGTTGTTGCAAACCGTGGCGGTGCTATTGAAGCGGTCGATGCGGCTAGAATTGTTGTACGAGTTAATAACGACGAAACGGTTGAAGGGATACCTGGGGTTGATATTTATAATCTAACCAAATATACCCGTTCAAACCAAAATACCTGTATTAATCAAAAGCCTTTAGTTAGATTGGGTGACCGCGTTAATGCAGGTGATATTCTTGCAGATGGGCCCTCCACGGATTTAGGCGAGTTAGCCTTAGGGCAAAACATGCTGATTGCTTTTATGCCTTGGAATGGGTATAACTTTGAGGATTCAATTTTAGTTTCTGAGCGGGTCGTAAAAGAAGATCGCTTTTCAACGATACATATTGAAGAAAAAACCTGTGTTGCTCGAGATACGAAGCATAGCCCAGAGGAAATTACAGCTGATATTCCAAATGTAAGTGAAGATGCGTTAGCTAAACTGGATGAATCAGGGATTGTTTATGTCGGTGCGGAAGTAAAAGGCGGCGATATTCTGGTTGGAAAAGTTACGCCTAAAGGTGAAACCCAGTTAACGCCAGAAGAAAAATTATTACGCGCAATTTTTGGTGAAAAAGCAGCCGATGTTAAGGATACCTCGTTAAGAGTCCCAGGCAGCGTGCGTGGAACCGTTATTGACGTGCAAGTTTTTACACGGGATGGGGTTAAAAAAGACAGACGTGCATTAGAAATTGAAGAGGCAGAAGTTAAGCGTTACAAAAAAGATCTTGATGACCAATTAAAAATTGTTGAAGAAGATATTTATGCACGAGTTGCTGAGTTTCTAATGGATAAAATTTTGGTATCAGGGCCTGGTAAAGTGCAAACAGCAATGCCTGTTACTAAAAGCTACTTAGACAGTTTACGTCATTCAGAATGGCTGGAAATTAAGGTTGATGATGAAGATGTTAATTTACAATTGGAAAAAGTTGTAGGACAAGTTGAGCAGCAGCGTAAAGAATTTGATTCAAAATTTGAGATTAAACGTCAAAAAATTACCATGGGGGATGATTTAGCACCTGGGGTATTAAAAATGGTTAAAGTTTATTTAGCGGTTAAAAAACGAATTCAACCCGGTGACAAAATGGCGGGTCGTCATGGTAATAAAGGGGTTATTTCGCAGATTGTACCTATTGAAGATATGCCTTATACCGTAGATGGTAATCCAATTGATATTTTATTAAACCCATTAGGGGTTCCTTCACGGATGAATGTCGGGCAAGTATTGGAGACTCATTTAGGATGGGCTGCGAAAGGCTTAGGCATTAAAATAGGTAAAATGTTAGAAGCTCAATATGAACAAGAAAAAGAGAAAGTAAAAACGATTAGAGATTTTTTAGATAAAATTTATAACAGTAGTGGACGTAAAGAAGACTTGGATTCTTTTTCAGACACTGAAATATTGGAAATGGCGGAAAATCTTATTGCGGGAGTGCCTATGGCAACGCCTGTGTTTGATGGGGCAACGGAAGAAGAAATTCGGACAATGTTACGATTAGCCGATTTACCCGAAGCAGGTCAGGTAACTTTGTATGATGGCTTAACGGGCGAAGCCTTCGAGCGTAAAATTACAGTGGGTTATATGTACATGTTGAAGTTAAATCATTTAGTCGATGATAAAATGCACGCACGTTCAACAGGGCCTTATAGTTTAGTAACACAGCAGCCTTTAGGCGGAAAAGCACAATTTGGTGGCCAGCGTTTTGGTGAAATGGAAGTTTGGGCGTTGGAAGCTTATGGTGCGGCTTATACCTTGCAAGAAATGTTGACGGTTAAATCAGATGATGTTTCAGGTCGAACTCGGATGTATAAAAATATTGTCGATGGCAATCATACGATGGATGCAGGAATGCCTGAATCCTTCAATGTATTGATTAAAGAAATACGCTCGTTAGGGGTGAACATTGAATTAGAGCAGAATTAAGTCTGATTTTTATGACGCAGCTATAGCTTGATGGCTATCAAATAAACAATTAAAAAGGGTAAGCTCTTGAAAGATTTAATGAATTTCTTAAAACGTCAAGGTCATGCAGATGATTTTGATGGTATCCGTATCGGTCTAGCATCACCTGATATGATTCGTTCGTGGTCGTATGGGGAAGTAAAAAAACCTGAGACCATTAATTATCGTACCTTCAAGCCTGAGCGTGACGGCTTGTTTTGTGCAAAAATTTTTGGTCCTGTTAGTGATTATGAATGTTTATGTGGTAAATATAAGCGTTTAAAACATCGTGGCGTTATTTGTGAAAAATGTGGCGTTGAAGTTACATTATCAAAAGTGCGTCGTGATCGGATGGGCCATATTGATTTAGCCAGCCCTGTTGCACATATTTGGTTTTTAAAATCACTGCCTTCACGAATCGCATTGTTGTTAGATATGACGTTGCGGAGTATTGAGCGTGTTTTATATTTCGAGTCTTTTGTTGTACTTGACCCTGGAATGACAACCTTAGAACGCGGACAATTGCTAACTGATGATGAGTATTTAGATGCCGTTGAAGAGTTTGGTGATGAATTTGATGCAAAAATGGGGGCGGAAGCGGTTTTTGATTTATTAAAATCAATTAAGCTGAAAGAAGAAGTCAGTATTTTACGAGAAGAAATCAATGCAACGAATTCTGAAACGAAAACTAAGAAATTCTCAAAACGTTTAAAAGTTATTGAATCGTTATTGGCCTCAAATAATCGTCCTGAATGGATGATTATGACGGTTTTACCCGTATTACCGCCTGAATTACGTCCTTTAGTTCCCTTGGATGGGGGGCGTTTTGCAACGTCTGATTTGAATGATTTATATCGTCGGGTTATCAATAGAAACAATCGTTTAAATCGGTTGTTGGATTTAAATGCCCCTGATATTATTGTGCGTAACGAAAAACGAATGTTACAAGAATCCGTCGATGCCTTACTGGATAATGGACGACGTGGACGTGCGATTACAGGAACGAATAGACGACCTTTAAAATCTTTAGCGGATATGATTAAAGGTAAGCAGGGACGTTTTCGTCAAAATTTATTAGGTAAACGGGTTGATTATTCAGGTCGGTCGGTGATTGTAGTTGGACCTACCTTGCGTTTACATCAATGTGGTTTACCGAAAAAAATGGCATTGGAGCTATTTAAACCCTTTATTTTTAGTAAATTGCAATTACGTGGCCTAGCAACCACCATTAAAGCCGCTAAAAAAATGGTTGAGCGTGAAGGGGTTGAAGTTTGGGATATTCTTGAGGAAGTCATTCGTGAGCATCCCATCTTATTAAACCGTGCGCCAACGTTACATAGATTAGGGATTCAAGCATTTGAACCGACCTTAATTGAAGGTAAAGCGATTCAGTTGCATCCTCTCGTTTGTAGTGCGTTTAACGCAGATTTTGATGGCGATCAGATGGCGGTTCACATCCCATTATCTATTGAAGCGCAGTTAGAGGCGCGGACATTAATGATGGCAACGAATAATATATTATCGCCTGCTAATGGCGAGCCAGTTATTAATCCAACTCAGGATATCGTTTTAGGGTTGTATTATATTAGCCGTGAAAAAGTAAGTGCGCGTGGCGAAGGCTCTATTTTTGCTAATATCAATGAAGTTCAGCGTTCTTTAGGGAATAAAGCCGTTGAATTGCAGACAAAAATTGAAGTACGCATTTGTGAAAAGTTAAAAAATGAAGCAGGTGAGTTTGAGGAAAAGGTCAGTAGACAAAAAACAACCGTAGGTCGTATTCTTATCTGGGAAATTTTACCCGCTGGAATGCCTTTTGAAATTGTTAATGTCGATATGACTAAAAAGAATATCTCACGCTTAATTAATTTTAGTTATCGTTATTTAGGTATTAAAGATACGGTGGTGTTAGCCGATCAATTAATGTACTTGGGCTTTGAATATGCGACTCGATCGGGCGTTTCATTTGGCATTAATGATATGGAAATTCCTGCCAAAAAAGTTAATATTATTAATACATCGGAAGCTGAAGTTCGTGAAATTCAAAATCAATATTCTTCAGGTTTAGTCACAGACGGTGAACGCTACAATAAAGTGGTTGATATTTGGTCTCATGCGAGTGATCAAGTGGCTAAAGTGATGATGGAAGCGTTGGGAGAAGATGAAGTTCTTGATGCGAAAGGCGAACAAGTTCTTGATGAGAATGGTGAAAAAGTGATGCAAAAGTCATTTAATTCTATTTTCATGATGGCGGAGTCAGGCGCACGGGGTTCGGCGGCACAGATTCGACAGTTGGCTGGAATGCGTGGGTTAATGGCAAAACCTGATGGTTCAATTATTGAAACACCAATTACAGCAAACTTTAGAGAAGGTTTAGATGTTTTACAGTACTTTATCTCGACACATGGCGCGCGTAAAGGATTGGCGGATACCGCCCTTAAAACGGCAAACTCAGGGTATTTAACGCGTCGTTTGGTTGATGTGGCTCAAGATTTAGTGATCTTAGAAGTCGATTGTGGCACTTCTCACGGTATAACATTGACCCCGATTATTGAAGGCGGCGATGTTGTTGAGCCGTTGGCAGAACGTGTTTTAGGACGTGTTGTTGTCGGTGACTTGATGGATGTTGCAGGTGAGAATGTATTAATTAAAGACGGAACAGTGCTTGATGAGCATTGGGTTGCCGTGATGGAAGATAATAGTATTGATCAAATATTGGTTCGTTCTATTATTACATGTGAAAGTCGCCAAGGGGTTTGTGCTAAATGTTATGGGCGTGATTTAGGGCGTGGACATTTAGTTAATATTGGTGAGGCTGTCGGTGTTATTGCTGCCCAGTCTATTGGTGAGCCAGGTACTCAGTTAACCATGAGAACCTTTCATATTGGGGGAGCGGCATCACGTTCGGCGGCAATTAGTAATGTGCAAGTTAAAGGCGGAGGAACCGTTCGTTTAACTAACATGAAAACAGTCATTAATAAGGAAGGAAATTTAGTGGCGGTGTCACGTTCAGGTGAAGTCGGTGTTATGGATGAATATGGACGTGAAAGAGAGCGTTATAAAATTCCTTACGGTGCCGTGTTAAATGTTAAAGATGGGAGTAAAATCAAGGCCGGGGACATCATTGTTAATTGGGATCCGCATACGCATCCTGTTATTACCGAGGTTGATGGTTTTGTTCGATTAATTGATTTTGTTGATGGAATTACGGTTCAAGAGAAATCAGATGATGTGACTGGGTTGACATCAAGAGTCGTCACCGATCCTAAGCAGCGGGGAAATGCAGGTAAAGAATTAAGACCGATGGTTAAATTGCTTGATAGTGAAGATGAGAGCATTAACCTTTCAGGAACCGATGTTCCTGCTCAGTACTTTTTACCTTCTGGCGCGATTGTAGGAATTAAAGATGGTGGGAAAGTTAATGTCGGGGATGTCCTTGCAAGAATTCCACAAGAATCAAGTAAAACTCGTGATATTACAGGAGGTTTGCCACGTGTTGCTGATTTATTTGAAGCGCGAAAAACGAAAGATCCTGCTATTCTAGCCGAAGCGACGGGTTCCGTTTCGTTTGGTAAAGAAACAAAAGGCAAGCAACGTATTGTTATCACCGATTCAGAGGGAGAAACCTTTGAAACTTTAGTTCCTAAGTGGCGACATATCACCGTCTTTGAAGGTGAATTTGTTGAAAAGGGTGAGACTATTGCGGAAGGTGAGCTCACGCCTCATGACATCTTAAGATTAAGAGGTATTGAAGAACTTGCTGGTTATTTAGTTAAAGAAATTCAAGATGTTTATCGTTTACAAGGCGTAAAAATCAATGATAAGCATATTGAAGCAATTATTCGACAAATGTTGAGAAAGGTTGAGATTACCGCTTCAGGTCAAACAGATTTTGTTAAAGGGGAGCAAACGGAGCGAGGGTTTGTTAATGCGACCAATGAGCAAATGGAAAAAGAAGGTAAAATTCCAGCAAGTTATGATTCTGTTTTACTTGGAATCACGAAAGCATCCTTGGCAACCGAGTCTTTTATTTCAGCGGCTTCTTTTCAAGAAACGACTCGGGTATTAACCGATGCGGCAGTTAGAGGGATTGGTGACAACCTGAATGGTTTGAAAGAAAATGTTATTGTAGGGCGTTTGATCCCTGCAGGAACAGGTCTTGCCTACCATGAACATAGAAAGAAAAAACGTTTGGCTGAAAAAAATAAAAGTGCTGAGGCTGTAGCCGCTGTTAATGCCGTTGAAGTTGAGGAAGCTTTAAAACAAGCTTTGAATACGGAGTAACAAAATAATGCTTGACCCAGCTTGAATAAAATCGTATTATGCTCTGCTCACATGAGCTGAGCATTTAAATAGGTAATTTTGAGCCTGGTTATATCGACAGGTAACTTATCTAACAGTTAATTTGTATATCGGAGTTAAAAAATATGGCCACGATCAATCAATTGGTTCGTAAGCCTCGTGCTAAGAAAATAGAAAAAAGTAATGTTCCCGCGTTAGAAGCTTGTCCTCAGCGAAGAGGCGTGTGTACACGTGTGTATACAACAACACCTAAGAAACCTAATTCAGCGTTACGTAAAGTTGCAAGGGTTCGATTAACTAATGGACAGGAAGTTAGTAGTTATATTGGAGGTGAGGGACATAATCTTCAAGAACATTCGGTTGTTTTAATTAGAGGCGGCAGGGTAAAGGATTTGCCTGGTGTACGTTATCATGTTGTGCGTGGTAGTCTTGATACGTCAGGTGTTGACGGTAGAAAATGTGGACGTTCTAAATATGGAACTAAGCGACCTAAAAGCTAAGGCTGGTGAGATAAATGTCTAGAAGAAGAATTGCAGCAAAAAGAGATGTCATTCCTGATCCTAAATTTGGTAGTGAAATGCTAACCAAATTTATGAATATGATTATGGTTGATGGCAAGAAGTCAGTTGCTGAAAAAATTGTTTACGGAGCTTTGGAAACAATTGAAAGTAAAGGTCACGAAGACTCCTTAGAAGTTTTATCTAAGGCGTTAGAGAATGTTCAGCCAAGAGTGGAAGTCAAGTCTCGTCGTGTGGGTGGTGCAACCTATCAAGTG from Methylococcales bacterium carries:
- the rpoC gene encoding DNA-directed RNA polymerase subunit beta', translating into MKDLMNFLKRQGHADDFDGIRIGLASPDMIRSWSYGEVKKPETINYRTFKPERDGLFCAKIFGPVSDYECLCGKYKRLKHRGVICEKCGVEVTLSKVRRDRMGHIDLASPVAHIWFLKSLPSRIALLLDMTLRSIERVLYFESFVVLDPGMTTLERGQLLTDDEYLDAVEEFGDEFDAKMGAEAVFDLLKSIKLKEEVSILREEINATNSETKTKKFSKRLKVIESLLASNNRPEWMIMTVLPVLPPELRPLVPLDGGRFATSDLNDLYRRVINRNNRLNRLLDLNAPDIIVRNEKRMLQESVDALLDNGRRGRAITGTNRRPLKSLADMIKGKQGRFRQNLLGKRVDYSGRSVIVVGPTLRLHQCGLPKKMALELFKPFIFSKLQLRGLATTIKAAKKMVEREGVEVWDILEEVIREHPILLNRAPTLHRLGIQAFEPTLIEGKAIQLHPLVCSAFNADFDGDQMAVHIPLSIEAQLEARTLMMATNNILSPANGEPVINPTQDIVLGLYYISREKVSARGEGSIFANINEVQRSLGNKAVELQTKIEVRICEKLKNEAGEFEEKVSRQKTTVGRILIWEILPAGMPFEIVNVDMTKKNISRLINFSYRYLGIKDTVVLADQLMYLGFEYATRSGVSFGINDMEIPAKKVNIINTSEAEVREIQNQYSSGLVTDGERYNKVVDIWSHASDQVAKVMMEALGEDEVLDAKGEQVLDENGEKVMQKSFNSIFMMAESGARGSAAQIRQLAGMRGLMAKPDGSIIETPITANFREGLDVLQYFISTHGARKGLADTALKTANSGYLTRRLVDVAQDLVILEVDCGTSHGITLTPIIEGGDVVEPLAERVLGRVVVGDLMDVAGENVLIKDGTVLDEHWVAVMEDNSIDQILVRSIITCESRQGVCAKCYGRDLGRGHLVNIGEAVGVIAAQSIGEPGTQLTMRTFHIGGAASRSAAISNVQVKGGGTVRLTNMKTVINKEGNLVAVSRSGEVGVMDEYGRERERYKIPYGAVLNVKDGSKIKAGDIIVNWDPHTHPVITEVDGFVRLIDFVDGITVQEKSDDVTGLTSRVVTDPKQRGNAGKELRPMVKLLDSEDESINLSGTDVPAQYFLPSGAIVGIKDGGKVNVGDVLARIPQESSKTRDITGGLPRVADLFEARKTKDPAILAEATGSVSFGKETKGKQRIVITDSEGETFETLVPKWRHITVFEGEFVEKGETIAEGELTPHDILRLRGIEELAGYLVKEIQDVYRLQGVKINDKHIEAIIRQMLRKVEITASGQTDFVKGEQTERGFVNATNEQMEKEGKIPASYDSVLLGITKASLATESFISAASFQETTRVLTDAAVRGIGDNLNGLKENVIVGRLIPAGTGLAYHEHRKKKRLAEKNKSAEAVAAVNAVEVEEALKQALNTE
- the rpsL gene encoding 30S ribosomal protein S12, with amino-acid sequence MATINQLVRKPRAKKIEKSNVPALEACPQRRGVCTRVYTTTPKKPNSALRKVARVRLTNGQEVSSYIGGEGHNLQEHSVVLIRGGRVKDLPGVRYHVVRGSLDTSGVDGRKCGRSKYGTKRPKS
- the rpsG gene encoding 30S ribosomal protein S7 — translated: MSRRRIAAKRDVIPDPKFGSEMLTKFMNMIMVDGKKSVAEKIVYGALETIESKGHEDSLEVLSKALENVQPRVEVKSRRVGGATYQVPVEVRPSRRITLAMRWLIDAARNRNEKNMPAKLAGELLDAFESRGSAAKKREDTHRMAEANKAFSHYRW